TCTGCCCAAAGATGCTGACGAACGGGATCTCCTCGATATGTTTGAGGAGTACGGAAAAGTGGATAATGTCAAAATCATCCGAGATCGGTATTCCAAAAGTTCAAAAGGCTACGGATTTTTGGAAATGCCGGACGAACAAGCCGCAATGAAAGCTATAGAGGATTGGGACCAGGGCTCAATTGACGATCAGGTCATTCGAGTCGATATTGCCAAAGCCTCACTAAAGCCACATCATCTCAGCAAATTTAAAGCAAATGCCTGATGCAGAAATCGGGCGCACACAAATCAAACGGAGCTCACGATAAAATTTAAAGAACCTTCCAGGGAGAGCGGATGCAAATTTGGGATTATGTCATCGTTGCAATTTATTTAATCGCCATGGTTGTAATCGGTTTATTGCTGCAAAAACGAGCGTCCGCGGACATCGATTCGTATTTTTTGGGAAATCGAAAATTGCCCTGGTGGGTTCTCGGAGCTTCCGGCATGGCGTCAAATTTAGACGTCAGCGGCACCATGATCAACACCGCGTGGATTTTCGCGCTGGGTGCCGCTGGTTTCTTCATTGAAATACGCGGCGGCGTAACGCTTATTTTGGCGTTCCTCATGATTTTCATGGGAAAATGGAACCGCCGCTCCGAAGTCATGACTCTTGCCGAATGGATGGCATTTCGCTTCGGCAAAGGCAGAGAAGGCGATGTCGCCC
This region of Calditrichota bacterium genomic DNA includes:
- a CDS encoding RNA-binding protein encodes the protein MRIYVGNLPKDADERDLLDMFEEYGKVDNVKIIRDRYSKSSKGYGFLEMPDEQAAMKAIEDWDQGSIDDQVIRVDIAKASLKPHHLSKFKANA